The region GCAGCAGTGAATACAGCGCGATCGGCAGCACGCCGATCCAGAAGCCGGTCTCGGCGGTCAGCAGGAACAGCAGCACCAGCAGACCGATGGCGGGTGCGGCCTGGCCGATGTTGGCGATACCGATGAACAGCGGGCGCAGCACTCGTGCGCCGGGCCTGGTCACGAGGATGCCGAGGGGCACTCCCACCAGCAGCACGATCGCGGTCACCGCCGCGGTGATGAGCAGGTGCTGCCAGATCAGCGTGGCGACGTTGGCCGCGTTGATGTTCTCCTGCTGCGTGGCGGTCAGCTCCCGGTCGAACGCCCAGAAGATCACCGCAGCACCGACGACGAGCACCAGCACGGGCTGGATGAACAACCGGATCCGCTCAGCCGCCGTGGTGGCGGGAGCTCCCGGCTTCGTGGCCGCCCCGGTGTCGGTGGCGACGCTCACGTCGGCTCGTCCTGGGAATCGGTGGCCGCTTCGGCTTCGGCCCGGAGCCGGGTGATCGTGTCGATGAGCGTGTCCAGCGTGACGACGCCCTCGTACCGGCTACCGGGTCCGACCACGACGGCCGACGCATGCTGCTCGGCGAGGATCGCCTCGAGCGCGTCTTCGAGCGTGGAGTGCGTGCTCACCACGTCGAGGGACTCCACCGCCTCGGCCAGCGATCCCGCGTGCCGCAGGCCCCGCTCGCGGACCCAGCTGACCGGCCGCTCGCGGTCGTCGAGCACCACCGCCCAGTCGTGCTCGCTTGCCGCGATCACCGACCGGACGTGCTCCACGGTGTCGCCGCGGTGCACCGACGGCCGCGTCTCCAGGGCGACGTCCTTGATGCGCAGCAGCCCGAGCTGCCGCAGCGACGCACCGGAGCCGACGAAGCCCGCGACCGTCTCGTCGGCCGGGCTGGCGAGGATGTTCTGCGGCGTGTCGTACTGCAGCACGGCGGACTGCTGCCCGAGCACGGCGATCCGGTCGCCGAGCTTGACCGCCTCCCCGAAGTCGTGGGTCACGAACACGATGGTCTTGCGCAGATCGCTCTGCAACCGCAGCAATTCGTCCTGCAGAGAGCTGCGGGTGATCGGGTCGACGGCGCCGAACGGCTCGTCCATGAGCAGCACCGGCGGATCCGCGGCCAGCGCCCGCGCCACCCCGACGCGCTGCTGCTGACCACCCGAGAGTTGACGCGGAAACCGTTCGGCGTACTGAGACGGCTCGAGTCCGACCAGGTCGAGGAGTTCGTCGACGCGGTCGGCGATCCGCTTGCGGTCCCAGTTCAACAGGCCGGGCACCAGGCCGACGTTCTGCCGGATCGTCATGTGCGGGAACAGCCCCGCCTGCTGGATGGCGTAGCCGATCGAGCGCCGCAGTTCGGTGGGCTTGATCGACAACGCGTCCTTGTCACCGATCAGGATCCGGCCCGAGGTCGGCTCGCTGAGCCGGTTGATCATCCGCATCGTGGTGGTCTTGCCGCACCCCGATGGACCCACGAACACGACGATCTCGCCGGCGGGGATGTCGAGCGACACATCGTCGACGGCGGGCTGTGTAGACCCGGGGTAGACCTTCGACACGTGGTCGAGTTCGATGCGCACCCCGGTGGGTTCGGATTGGACGGTCACCGAATGCCTTTCGACGTGGTGAGGCGCCCGACCAACACGAGTATCGCGTCGAGCGCCAGGGCGAGGACGACGATCAGCAGGGTGCCGCTGAGCGCCATCGGCAGGGCTGTCGGGCTGCCCACCCGGGCCAGGCCGGCGAAGATCAGGTTGCCCAGGCCGGGGCCTTTGACGTAGGCCGCGATGGCCAGCACCCCCATCGACATCTGGGTGGACAGCCGCATCGCCGACAGGATCGCCGGCCAGATCAGCCGTAACTCCACCCGCGTCAGCGTCGTCAATCGCCCCATGCCGATCCCGCGCGCTGCGTCGGTCAGGGCCGGGTCGATGCCGCTCAGCCCGACGATCGTGTTGCGGATGATCGGCAGCAGCGAGTACAGCACCAGAGCGGCCACGCTGGTGATGACCCCGAGCCCGAACAGCGGAATCAGCAGGCCTAGCAGGGCGAACGCCGGCACCGTGAGGATCACGCTCGACGTGCCGGTCGCCAGATTCGCCGCCAGTGCGTTGCGATAGGTCAGCACGCCGATCAGCACGCCGATGACCGTGGCGATGAGCACGCTCTGCACCACGGCGCTGACATGCTGATAGGAATCGAACAGGAGTTGCGGATAGTGCGCAGAGACGTAATCCCACAGGGCACTCACTGCGTGGTCCTCACAGGATCTCCCGTCTCCCCGCGCGGAACACGATTCGGTTGTGTGCGCGCATGCCCGTGCGGCGCTGCTGTACTACCCGCTCTCGACTCGTGCGAAACGGCTCCGATTGCATTCGCGCTGAACACAAGGATTGGCTGCGGTGCGGCGGTGGTGCACAGTGACCGCGGTCGTGTTCTGGAGGTGGAGACGCGGCGTCGTTACGAGTGGTCAAACTCGGGTCGATCATCGGTGCGCGCATCGACGGGGTCGATCTGGCCTCGGGGGTCGATCCCGCGACCGCCGCACAGATTCGCTGCCGCGCTCGGCACGCCGACCACGGCCCACCCGACCGTGACCTTCCGCGGCGCGCGGGTGCTGTTCGGCCACTTCGTCAGGCAGTTCGTCGGACTCGGGCACACCGAGTCGGCAACGCTGTTCGGCCTGTTTCAGGCGCGGATCACCAAGCTGGAGAACAGCATTCGGTGGAACTGGGAGCTCGGCGATCTCGCCGTGTGGGACAACCGCGCCACTCAGCACTACGCCGTCGCCGACTACGGCGACAAGTTCCGCAGATTGACCCGGGTGACTCCGGCCGGCTCTCGCCGGCTGACCCTCACAGCCGGTACATCTCCCGCGCCATTGCCGCGTCCTCGATGAACGAGTAGTGCGTCGGGTAATGCCGGGGCACCCCCTCCGGTCGCGACGACGTGAACAGGGCGCGGACCGCGAGCCGCAGGCTGCGCCGTCCTACGGTCGGGGCCGCCAGGGCCGCGGCCGAACCGAGCAGGACCTCCTGCTCGGTGATCAGCGGCGGCGGCGGCGCGGCGGCGGTGGCCGGAGCGCCGAGGTCGATGGTCGGCTGGGCTTCGAAATTCGTTGCCAAATCGGTCATTTCAATCACTTCCCGATGGAGGTCTCACAGGCCCGGTCCCCGCCGGACCTCTCGATGACCGCCAAGTTACGAGCCCGCGCCATCAAGATCGCGGGTACGTCGCTACGCGTTTCCGTGGTTACCTCCGTGATTGGTACCTGCACCGGCGCACCGGTGTACCTAAGTAACCGCGATCAGCCTTCTGAGCTGCGGTTTTGCGGGTTCTTCGCCGAGGTCGCGGGGGCCGTCGCCGGCGCCGGCCGGCCGGATCGGGAGACCAGCAACCGCGGCTTTCAGGCCGGGTACCGTGGACGGGTGGCCAGGGCACGGAAGGACGACGCTTGCCCGGGTGCGCTGCAGACCCATCACGCCGCCGACGGCGAGCTGGCCCGGATCAGACTGCCCGGCGGAATGGTCACAGCCGGGCAGCTGGAGGCACTGGCGCTGGCCGCCATCGATCTCGGATCGTCGACCCTCGAGCTCACCTCTCGCGGCAACGTGCAGATTCGCGGTGTCCGCGACGCCGAGGCCGTCGCCGAACGGCTCACCGGCGCAGGGCTGCTGCCATCGCCGACCCACGAGCGGGTACGCAACATCGTGGCCTCGCCCCTGTCGGGACGCCGCGGCGGGCTGTGCGACATCCGCGACACCGTGCTCGCGCTCGATTGCGCGGTCCGAAGTGACCCGGAACTCGCGCGCCTGCCGGGCCGATTCCTGTTCGGCATCGACGACGGCACGGGCGATGTGTCCGGCCTGGGCGCCGACGCCGGCATCCATGCCGTCGACGACTCGACGTTCGCGGTCCTGCTGGCCGGCCGGGACACCGGGGTGCGGCTCGACTGCGGCGCCGCCGTCGGCGAGCTGGTCGCGATCGCCCGGCGATTCGCCGGCACCCGCGGAAGTGCTTGGCGGGTGGCCGAACTCGACGATCCAGACCAATTGCTCGGGCCGCTTCCGGCGACCGCGCCGGTCGGCAGGACGTGGGCCGCGCGGACCGCTCCCCCGGTCGGCTGGATAGAGCAGACCGACGGGCGTGTGACGCTCGGTGCCGCCGTGCCGCTCGGCGTGCTCGACGCCCAGGTGGCACGCTATCTGGCTGCGGTCGACGTGCCCGCGGCCGTCACGCCGTGGCGTTCGGTGCTGCTGTTCGATCTCGAGGAGGGCGTCGCCGACGTCGCGCTGAGGGTGCTCGCCCCGATGGGACTGGTCTTCGACGAGAACTCGCCGTGGCTGTCGGTGTCGGCGTGCACCGGCAGTCCCGGCTGTGCGCACTCCCGCGCCGACGTGCGCGCCGACGCGGCGGATGCCGTCACGGAATCGGGTCCGACCGGCGGGCACCGCCACTACGTCGGATGCGACCACGCCTGCGGAAGTCCGGCCGCCGCGACGGTGTTCATCGCCACCGGAGACGGCTACCGGCTGCGTGAGCCCCACCCGTAGGGTGAGCGGGTGCTCGACTACATCCGCGACGCCGGGGAGATCTACCGGCAGTCGTTCGCGACGATCCGCGACGAGGCGGATCTGTCCCGCTTCCCCGCCGACGTCGCCCGCGTGGTGGTCCGGCTCATTCACACGTGCGGCCAGGTCGACGTCGCCGAGCATGTGGCGTTCACCGGCGACGTCGTCGCGCGGGCGCACGCCGCCCTGGCCGCCGGCGCCCCGTTGCTCTGCGATTCGTCGATGGTGGCCGCCGGCATCACGCGCCCACGACTGCCCGCCGACAACGAGGTGGTGTCGCTGGTGGGCGACCCGCGGGCCCCGGAGCTGGCCCGCCGGCTCGGCACCACGAGGTCCGCGGCCGCGGTCGACCTGTGGGCCGAACGGATTCCCGGTGCGGTGCTCGCCATCGGGAACGCACCCACGGCCTTGTTCCGGCTGCTCGAGCTCGTCGACGAGGGTCTCGCGGCGCCCGCCGCGGTGCTGGGCGGCCCGGTCGGCTTCGTCGGGTCGGCGCAGTCCAAACAGGAACTGATCGACGATCCGCGCGGCATCGCCTACCTGATGGTGACGGGCCGGCGCGGCGGCAGTGCGATGGCCGCCGCCGCCGTGAACGCGATCGCGAGCGAACGCGAATGACCCGCGGCAGCGGAACTCTGTGGGGTGTCGGGCTGGGCCCGGGCGACCCCGAGCTGGTGACGGTGAAGGCGGCGAAGGTCATCGCGGCGGCCGACGTCGTCGCCTATCACAGTGCGCGACATGGCCGCAGCATCGCGCGCGCCATCGCCGAGCCGT is a window of Mycolicibacterium chubuense NBB4 DNA encoding:
- a CDS encoding ABC transporter permease, with translation MSVATDTGAATKPGAPATTAAERIRLFIQPVLVLVVGAAVIFWAFDRELTATQQENINAANVATLIWQHLLITAAVTAIVLLVGVPLGILVTRPGARVLRPLFIGIANIGQAAPAIGLLVLLFLLTAETGFWIGVLPIALYSLLPVLSSTILGIDQVDRSYIDAGLGQGMSRGGLLARVELPLAVPFILAGLRTSLVLAVGTATLSFLVNAGGLGILIDTGYKLQDNVTLILGSVLAVCLALLVDWLGGLAEFYLGPRGLR
- a CDS encoding ABC transporter ATP-binding protein — protein: MTVQSEPTGVRIELDHVSKVYPGSTQPAVDDVSLDIPAGEIVVFVGPSGCGKTTTMRMINRLSEPTSGRILIGDKDALSIKPTELRRSIGYAIQQAGLFPHMTIRQNVGLVPGLLNWDRKRIADRVDELLDLVGLEPSQYAERFPRQLSGGQQQRVGVARALAADPPVLLMDEPFGAVDPITRSSLQDELLRLQSDLRKTIVFVTHDFGEAVKLGDRIAVLGQQSAVLQYDTPQNILASPADETVAGFVGSGASLRQLGLLRIKDVALETRPSVHRGDTVEHVRSVIAASEHDWAVVLDDRERPVSWVRERGLRHAGSLAEAVESLDVVSTHSTLEDALEAILAEQHASAVVVGPGSRYEGVVTLDTLIDTITRLRAEAEAATDSQDEPT
- the cobG gene encoding precorrin-3B synthase → MARARKDDACPGALQTHHAADGELARIRLPGGMVTAGQLEALALAAIDLGSSTLELTSRGNVQIRGVRDAEAVAERLTGAGLLPSPTHERVRNIVASPLSGRRGGLCDIRDTVLALDCAVRSDPELARLPGRFLFGIDDGTGDVSGLGADAGIHAVDDSTFAVLLAGRDTGVRLDCGAAVGELVAIARRFAGTRGSAWRVAELDDPDQLLGPLPATAPVGRTWAARTAPPVGWIEQTDGRVTLGAAVPLGVLDAQVARYLAAVDVPAAVTPWRSVLLFDLEEGVADVALRVLAPMGLVFDENSPWLSVSACTGSPGCAHSRADVRADAADAVTESGPTGGHRHYVGCDHACGSPAAATVFIATGDGYRLREPHP
- a CDS encoding precorrin-8X methylmutase → MLDYIRDAGEIYRQSFATIRDEADLSRFPADVARVVVRLIHTCGQVDVAEHVAFTGDVVARAHAALAAGAPLLCDSSMVAAGITRPRLPADNEVVSLVGDPRAPELARRLGTTRSAAAVDLWAERIPGAVLAIGNAPTALFRLLELVDEGLAAPAAVLGGPVGFVGSAQSKQELIDDPRGIAYLMVTGRRGGSAMAAAAVNAIASERE
- a CDS encoding TauD/TfdA family dioxygenase; its protein translation is MRASTGSIWPRGSIPRPPHRFAAALGTPTTAHPTVTFRGARVLFGHFVRQFVGLGHTESATLFGLFQARITKLENSIRWNWELGDLAVWDNRATQHYAVADYGDKFRRLTRVTPAGSRRLTLTAGTSPAPLPRPR
- a CDS encoding ABC transporter permease, yielding MSALWDYVSAHYPQLLFDSYQHVSAVVQSVLIATVIGVLIGVLTYRNALAANLATGTSSVILTVPAFALLGLLIPLFGLGVITSVAALVLYSLLPIIRNTIVGLSGIDPALTDAARGIGMGRLTTLTRVELRLIWPAILSAMRLSTQMSMGVLAIAAYVKGPGLGNLIFAGLARVGSPTALPMALSGTLLIVVLALALDAILVLVGRLTTSKGIR